A stretch of the Gemmatirosa kalamazoonensis genome encodes the following:
- a CDS encoding ABC transporter permease, whose amino-acid sequence MESFRTDLRYALRLLRKNPGFTLIAALVVMLGAASVTTIFSVVNTLLIAPSPGLGEPASLVDVTVWGERTPGPSNVSYPLYRDVARRTRTLSGLAAWANAGADVAFETGGTTRAHEARSALIVSGNYFDVLRVRAAAGRFFRADEDSEPLAKPVVVVSAALAESRLGGAAAAVGREIEVNGTVFTVIGVASPEFGATIALVKPDLYVPGMMASVLLRDMPRIVSERRAEWLSLVGRLAPGVSAGQAQAELTTLRAGVARENADDDARERVLVVRLRPIPVQGQEVVAVAMGVLMTVGALVLLIASLNVGSMLLARGVARRKEFGVRLAIGATQRRLVRQLVTESVVLFLLGGTAGVILTDWVLRLAETMRVDAHVPIAVHFPIDLRVLGFTLAVTLTTGVVFGLFPALAAARRDLAPTLRSDGAGVGDRRTRSRRVFVTTQLAMSVLLLVSAGLFLRALQRASTVDPGFDYRQLAAADLGLTSAGYDSVTAGPFLRELASRVTRLPGVEGATFATMPPLSQRVMGTTIGVPGRPAAAKGERPDVTAFEIVGHDYFRTTGIPLLAGRALDETDVAGASPSVVVSAAFVRRFFPGVRVQQAVGRTFTVDGTTETIVGVARDGRFTSLVDEPRPFVFFPDAQRHRPDAAIVVRARPGVDPASLGPQIQRIVAALDPRLPRLAVQDLTTIAASGLLPQRVAALVTVSLGTLGLLLAAVGVYGLISYGVGQRVREIGVRIALGAPRHGVVRMVVAEGWRLAGIGLVAGLAVATLLSRALARFLLGVSPLDPITLLGVPVVLLGVTLVASWLPARRAARIDVARALRDG is encoded by the coding sequence TGCGCTACGCGCTGCGCCTGCTGCGCAAGAATCCGGGCTTCACGCTCATCGCCGCGCTCGTCGTGATGCTCGGCGCGGCCTCCGTCACGACGATCTTCAGCGTCGTCAACACCCTGCTCATCGCGCCGAGCCCCGGACTCGGCGAGCCGGCGTCGCTCGTCGACGTGACGGTGTGGGGCGAGCGCACGCCGGGGCCCTCGAACGTGTCGTACCCGCTCTACCGCGACGTCGCGCGGCGTACGCGCACGCTCTCCGGGCTCGCCGCGTGGGCGAACGCCGGCGCGGACGTCGCGTTCGAGACCGGCGGTACGACGCGGGCGCACGAAGCGCGGTCGGCGCTGATCGTGTCGGGCAACTACTTCGACGTGCTGCGCGTGCGTGCCGCGGCCGGCCGCTTCTTCCGCGCCGACGAGGACAGCGAGCCGTTGGCGAAGCCAGTCGTCGTGGTGAGCGCGGCGCTCGCCGAGTCGCGTCTGGGCGGCGCGGCCGCCGCCGTGGGCCGGGAGATCGAGGTGAACGGGACCGTGTTCACGGTGATCGGCGTCGCATCGCCGGAGTTCGGCGCCACGATCGCGCTCGTGAAGCCCGACCTCTACGTGCCCGGGATGATGGCGTCGGTGCTGCTGCGCGACATGCCGCGCATCGTCTCCGAGCGGCGCGCCGAGTGGCTGTCGCTCGTCGGCCGCCTCGCGCCGGGCGTCTCTGCGGGACAGGCGCAGGCGGAGCTCACGACGCTCCGCGCCGGCGTCGCGCGCGAGAACGCCGACGACGACGCGCGCGAGCGGGTGCTCGTCGTGCGGCTCCGCCCGATCCCCGTGCAGGGGCAGGAGGTCGTCGCCGTCGCGATGGGCGTGCTGATGACGGTCGGCGCGCTCGTGCTCCTCATCGCGAGCCTCAACGTGGGCAGCATGCTGCTCGCGCGGGGCGTCGCGCGGCGCAAGGAGTTCGGCGTGCGGCTCGCGATCGGCGCCACGCAGCGCCGCCTCGTGAGGCAGCTCGTGACGGAGAGCGTGGTGCTCTTCCTCCTCGGCGGGACGGCGGGCGTGATCCTGACCGACTGGGTGCTGCGGCTCGCCGAGACGATGCGCGTGGACGCCCACGTACCCATCGCCGTCCATTTCCCGATCGATCTCCGCGTGCTCGGCTTCACGCTCGCCGTGACGCTCACGACCGGCGTCGTGTTCGGCCTCTTCCCGGCGCTCGCCGCCGCGCGGCGCGACCTCGCGCCCACGCTGCGGAGCGACGGCGCGGGCGTCGGCGATCGCCGCACGCGGTCGCGCCGCGTGTTCGTGACCACGCAGCTCGCGATGTCGGTGCTGCTGCTCGTCTCGGCCGGACTGTTCCTGCGCGCGCTGCAGCGTGCGAGCACCGTGGACCCCGGCTTCGACTATCGGCAGCTCGCCGCCGCCGACCTCGGACTCACGAGCGCCGGGTACGACTCGGTGACGGCCGGTCCGTTCCTGCGCGAGCTGGCCTCGCGCGTGACGCGGCTGCCCGGTGTGGAAGGCGCGACGTTCGCCACCATGCCGCCGCTGAGCCAGCGCGTGATGGGGACGACCATCGGCGTGCCGGGGCGTCCCGCGGCGGCGAAGGGCGAGCGGCCCGACGTCACCGCGTTCGAGATCGTCGGACACGACTACTTCCGCACGACCGGCATTCCGCTGCTCGCCGGCCGCGCGCTCGACGAGACCGACGTGGCCGGCGCGAGCCCGAGCGTGGTGGTGAGCGCGGCGTTCGTGAGACGCTTCTTCCCGGGCGTGCGCGTGCAGCAGGCGGTGGGGCGGACGTTCACCGTCGACGGCACGACGGAGACGATCGTCGGCGTGGCGCGCGACGGCCGATTCACCTCGCTCGTCGACGAGCCGCGGCCGTTCGTCTTCTTCCCGGACGCGCAGCGCCACCGCCCCGACGCGGCGATCGTCGTGCGCGCGCGGCCGGGCGTGGACCCGGCGAGCCTCGGTCCCCAGATCCAGCGGATCGTGGCCGCGCTCGACCCGCGGCTGCCGCGCCTCGCGGTGCAGGACCTGACGACGATCGCCGCGTCGGGGCTCCTGCCGCAGCGCGTGGCCGCGCTCGTGACCGTGTCGTTAGGCACCCTCGGGCTCCTGCTCGCGGCGGTGGGCGTGTACGGGTTGATCAGCTATGGCGTCGGCCAGCGCGTGCGGGAGATCGGCGTCCGCATCGCACTCGGCGCGCCCCGGCACGGCGTGGTGCGCATGGTCGTCGCGGAAGGCTGGCGGCTGGCCGGCATCGGGCTCGTCGCCGGGCTGGCAGTGGCGACGCTGCTGTCGCGCGCGCTCGCGCGATTCCTCCTCGGCGTGAGTCCGCTCGATCCGATCACGCTGCTCGGCGTGCCCGTCGTGCTGCTCGGCGTGACGCTCGTGGCGAGCTGGCTGCCCGCGCGCCGCGCCGCGCGGATCGACGTCGCGCGGGCGCTGCGGGACGGATGA
- a CDS encoding BPL-N domain-containing protein has product MSARVLVCAVLLAACGDQRAPHAGAPVLLFTGAGTSRGDVAAVETILRRAHLAYATASSRQLNGMSASRLGGYRLLIVPGGDFERIGSGLTADATANVRQAVRGGLSYLGLCAGAFFAGDSPYNGLNLTAGARFGFYAAEARGIRRTVVAVAEPGGRTLEHYWEDGPQLSGWGDVVARYPDGTPAVVEGTFGAGWVILTGVHPEAPASWRRGLRFRTSVDDANAYAATLVRAALERDRLPHY; this is encoded by the coding sequence ATGAGCGCTCGCGTCCTCGTGTGCGCGGTCCTGCTGGCCGCGTGTGGCGACCAACGCGCGCCGCACGCCGGCGCGCCCGTGCTGCTCTTCACCGGCGCCGGCACCTCACGCGGCGACGTCGCGGCCGTCGAGACGATCCTCCGGCGCGCGCACCTCGCCTACGCGACGGCGAGCTCCCGGCAGTTGAACGGGATGAGCGCGTCCCGGCTCGGGGGATACCGGCTGCTGATCGTGCCGGGCGGCGACTTCGAGCGCATCGGCAGCGGCCTAACGGCGGACGCCACCGCGAACGTGCGCCAGGCGGTGCGCGGTGGGCTGAGCTACCTCGGGCTGTGCGCGGGCGCGTTCTTCGCCGGCGACTCGCCGTACAACGGTCTGAACCTGACCGCGGGCGCGCGGTTCGGCTTCTACGCCGCCGAGGCGCGAGGGATTCGCCGGACGGTGGTCGCCGTCGCCGAGCCCGGGGGGCGGACACTGGAGCACTACTGGGAGGACGGTCCGCAGCTGAGCGGCTGGGGCGACGTCGTCGCACGCTACCCCGACGGGACGCCGGCCGTGGTCGAGGGGACGTTCGGCGCGGGCTGGGTGATCCTCACCGGGGTGCATCCCGAGGCGCCCGCGAGCTGGCGCCGCGGCCTGCGCTTCCGCACGTCGGTCGACGACGCGAACGCGTATGCCGCGACGCTCGTCCGCGCGGCGCTCGAACGCGATCGGCTGCCGCACTACTGA
- a CDS encoding MFS transporter, which produces MSRALALVFTASFGAMWSFYLLLSVVPRYATSHGAGGIGAGGMTGALMGATVAAELAVPRLVGRFGYRSVLAVGLVLLGLPALALRAATSLPAIAGICVIRGMGLAVLFVAGSALVPAIAPPARRAAALGVYGLVVGVPAVIALPLGLWLAERVGYAIVFVLAGGAALGGLAALPGVPTRTRAHAGAEAGRGVVAALRSPALAWPSAVFSLSAMAAGAVVTFLPLAVARGSGGLAASALFAQAASTAGARWWAGHHGDRHGSAGLLLPAVLLAAVGLSALTLVGRPIAVVLGMLVLGAGFGVAQNASLALMFEHAPPRDYDAVSAVWNIAYDTGLALGGAGFGVLAARTGYPAAFGVAGALVAAALVPAWRDRAWLRPVPDAPHCPRGYR; this is translated from the coding sequence ATGAGCCGCGCCCTCGCGCTGGTGTTCACGGCGAGCTTCGGCGCGATGTGGAGCTTCTATCTGCTGCTCTCCGTCGTCCCGCGATACGCCACGTCGCACGGGGCCGGCGGCATCGGCGCGGGCGGCATGACCGGCGCGCTGATGGGCGCGACCGTGGCGGCGGAGCTCGCGGTGCCCCGGCTCGTGGGGCGGTTCGGCTATCGCTCGGTGCTCGCGGTCGGACTCGTGCTGCTCGGCCTTCCGGCGCTCGCGCTGCGCGCCGCGACGAGCCTTCCCGCGATCGCCGGCATCTGCGTGATCCGCGGGATGGGCCTCGCGGTGCTGTTCGTCGCCGGGAGCGCACTCGTGCCCGCGATCGCGCCGCCGGCGCGCCGCGCGGCGGCGTTAGGCGTCTACGGGCTCGTCGTCGGGGTCCCGGCCGTGATCGCCCTGCCGCTCGGCCTCTGGCTCGCCGAGCGCGTGGGATACGCCATCGTGTTCGTCCTCGCGGGTGGCGCCGCGCTCGGCGGGCTGGCGGCGCTGCCGGGCGTGCCGACGCGGACCCGCGCGCACGCCGGAGCCGAAGCCGGCCGCGGCGTCGTGGCGGCGCTGCGCAGCCCCGCGCTCGCGTGGCCGTCGGCGGTGTTCTCGCTCTCGGCGATGGCGGCCGGCGCGGTCGTCACGTTCCTCCCACTCGCCGTCGCTCGCGGGTCCGGCGGCCTCGCGGCCTCGGCGCTCTTCGCGCAGGCGGCCAGCACGGCGGGCGCGCGGTGGTGGGCAGGGCACCACGGCGATCGGCACGGCTCCGCAGGGCTCCTCCTGCCCGCGGTGCTCCTGGCCGCCGTCGGCCTGAGCGCGCTGACGCTCGTCGGGCGGCCGATCGCCGTCGTGCTCGGGATGCTCGTGCTCGGCGCCGGATTCGGCGTGGCCCAGAACGCGAGCCTCGCGCTGATGTTCGAGCACGCGCCGCCGCGCGACTACGACGCGGTGAGCGCGGTGTGGAACATCGCGTACGACACCGGTCTCGCGTTGGGCGGCGCCGGCTTCGGCGTGCTCGCGGCGCGCACCGGATATCCGGCGGCGTTCGGCGTCGCCGGCGCGCTCGTGGCGGCCGCCCTCGTGCCGGCCTGGCGCGACCGGGCGTGGCTGCGCCCCGTGCCCGACGCGCCGCATTGCCCGCGCGGGTATCGTTGA
- a CDS encoding WD40/YVTN/BNR-like repeat-containing protein, whose protein sequence is MLSLAPLLNARTTARIGTALVVATCLAAATRLPAQAAGPVDARLLSALRWRNLGPFRAGRVAAVTGAVGQPGVFYIGLPAGGVWKTTSAGATWFPVFDDVAEVSSVGAIEAAPSDPNVVYAGTGDMITGGAINEGNGVWVSRDAGRTWRHAGLDATKQIPSILVDPRDARTALVAAQGDVHARSGDRGVFRTTDGGATWTRVLFVDSTTGAQKLARASDAPDVVFVTTVRHYVAPGVPTPPPTGIPASDTARTGTYVYKSTDGGVTWRELPYTGLPRLTGRTSIAVAAHTNAQRVFLVTNSGFYRSDDGGATWRAMAADDERIRNGQGGYNCGVYVDPQNPDVVYTISTSSYKSTDGGATFTGFKGAPGGDDPQQLWIDPTDGRRMLLGLDQGAVVTLDGGATWSSWYNQSTEQIYHISTDNSVPYWIYGTQQDAGAIRTHALGRYGAVGPFDWRPVPGWEWGTIIADPTNPNTVWSSGVGVVRISYPSEQSINLAPSLDPALALRATSSQPLAFAPWNAHLLLAGFQKVMGTTDGGAHWTALSPDLTTGMPHDSARAAGPPNGGNAGGQGAAIESLSPSAVTAGTIWVGTSNGRTAVTRDAGKTWADVTIPGVPTAGRVLVAVEASPQNAAEAYAAVDVHYIGDYAPYVFRTRDYGRTWTPITAGLPVGQPNGSFVRVVRADSTRAGLLFAGTESGMFVSFDDGDHWQSMQQNLPTTSYRDIRTKGTDLIVATYGRGLWVLDGFPMLRQLTPTTAARAAELFAPADALRLRRNVNQDTPFPPEVPQAPNPPDGVIVDYWLARAPAGPVTLDVLDATGAVVRHLTSAPGAPIVEAARPPHPNFWVAPPEALPAAAGANRTSWDLRSDAPPALRHTFEINANPERTPPSPEGPLVLPGVYTLRLTVDGQRATRTVTVRPDPASPATLAGLGAQHALQMRLVEGLRASWEGYQQAAALRAALRGTGTLPAAASAFLARVDTVAGTLDAERARGRASRDVPTFVSLNAAFAAQLNAQELGDAAPTPGALAAYAKACGDLRSAAAAWTRLRASALAGLDAESAGRARAAVDGAAPALGAAASAACR, encoded by the coding sequence ATGCTCTCGCTCGCTCCGCTCTTGAACGCGCGCACGACGGCGCGCATCGGCACGGCACTCGTCGTCGCGACGTGTCTCGCCGCCGCGACACGACTGCCCGCGCAGGCCGCCGGCCCGGTGGACGCGCGGCTGCTCTCGGCGCTCCGGTGGCGCAACCTCGGCCCGTTCCGCGCGGGGCGCGTCGCGGCGGTCACCGGCGCGGTCGGCCAGCCCGGCGTCTTCTACATCGGCCTCCCCGCCGGCGGCGTGTGGAAGACGACGAGCGCCGGCGCGACGTGGTTCCCCGTCTTCGACGACGTGGCCGAGGTCTCGTCCGTGGGCGCGATCGAGGCCGCGCCGTCCGATCCGAACGTCGTCTACGCGGGCACCGGGGACATGATCACCGGCGGCGCGATCAACGAGGGGAACGGCGTCTGGGTCTCGCGCGACGCGGGGCGCACGTGGCGGCACGCGGGGCTCGACGCGACGAAGCAGATCCCGTCGATCCTCGTCGACCCGCGCGACGCGCGCACCGCGCTCGTCGCGGCGCAGGGCGACGTGCACGCGCGGAGCGGCGACCGCGGCGTGTTCCGCACGACCGACGGCGGCGCGACGTGGACCCGCGTGCTGTTCGTCGACAGCACCACCGGCGCGCAGAAGCTCGCGCGCGCGAGCGACGCCCCCGACGTCGTGTTCGTCACCACCGTTAGGCACTACGTCGCGCCCGGCGTGCCGACGCCCCCGCCGACCGGCATCCCGGCGTCGGACACCGCGCGCACGGGGACGTACGTGTACAAGTCGACCGACGGCGGTGTCACGTGGCGCGAGCTGCCGTACACCGGCCTCCCCCGCCTGACGGGGCGCACGTCGATCGCGGTCGCCGCGCACACGAACGCGCAGCGCGTCTTCCTCGTCACGAACTCCGGCTTCTACCGCTCCGACGACGGCGGCGCGACGTGGCGCGCGATGGCCGCCGACGACGAGCGGATCCGCAACGGCCAGGGCGGCTACAACTGCGGCGTGTACGTCGACCCGCAGAACCCGGACGTCGTCTACACGATCAGCACGTCGAGCTACAAGTCCACCGACGGCGGGGCCACGTTCACCGGCTTCAAGGGCGCGCCCGGCGGCGACGACCCGCAGCAGCTGTGGATCGACCCGACCGACGGACGCCGCATGCTCCTCGGCCTCGACCAGGGCGCGGTCGTGACGCTCGACGGCGGCGCGACGTGGAGCTCGTGGTACAACCAGAGCACGGAGCAGATCTACCACATCTCGACCGACAACTCGGTGCCGTACTGGATCTACGGCACGCAGCAGGACGCGGGCGCGATCCGCACCCACGCGCTCGGCCGCTACGGCGCCGTCGGGCCGTTCGACTGGCGGCCGGTCCCGGGGTGGGAGTGGGGCACCATCATCGCGGACCCGACGAACCCGAACACCGTGTGGTCGAGCGGCGTCGGCGTCGTGCGGATCTCGTACCCGAGCGAGCAGTCGATCAACCTCGCGCCATCGCTCGACCCGGCGCTCGCGCTGCGCGCGACGAGCTCGCAGCCGCTCGCGTTCGCGCCGTGGAACGCGCACCTGCTCCTCGCCGGGTTCCAGAAGGTCATGGGCACGACCGACGGCGGCGCGCACTGGACCGCGCTGAGCCCGGACCTCACGACGGGGATGCCGCACGACTCCGCGCGCGCGGCCGGCCCGCCTAACGGCGGCAACGCCGGGGGTCAGGGGGCGGCCATCGAGTCGCTGTCGCCCTCCGCCGTCACCGCCGGCACGATCTGGGTCGGCACGAGCAACGGCCGCACGGCGGTGACGCGCGACGCCGGAAAGACGTGGGCCGACGTGACGATCCCCGGCGTGCCGACCGCCGGGCGCGTCCTCGTCGCCGTCGAGGCGTCGCCGCAGAACGCCGCCGAGGCGTACGCGGCGGTGGACGTGCACTACATCGGCGACTACGCGCCGTACGTCTTCCGCACGCGCGACTACGGGCGCACGTGGACGCCCATCACCGCCGGGCTGCCCGTCGGGCAGCCGAACGGCAGCTTCGTGCGCGTCGTCCGCGCCGACTCCACGCGCGCCGGCCTGCTCTTCGCCGGCACGGAGAGCGGGATGTTCGTCTCGTTCGACGACGGCGACCACTGGCAGTCGATGCAGCAGAACCTGCCCACCACCTCGTATCGCGACATTCGCACGAAGGGGACCGACCTGATCGTCGCGACGTACGGCCGCGGCCTGTGGGTGCTCGACGGCTTCCCGATGCTGCGCCAGCTCACGCCGACCACCGCCGCGCGCGCGGCGGAGCTGTTCGCGCCCGCCGACGCGCTGCGCCTGCGCCGCAACGTGAACCAGGACACGCCGTTCCCGCCCGAGGTGCCGCAGGCGCCGAACCCGCCCGACGGCGTGATCGTCGACTACTGGCTCGCGCGCGCGCCCGCGGGCCCGGTGACGCTCGACGTGCTCGACGCGACGGGCGCGGTCGTGCGCCACCTCACGAGCGCCCCCGGCGCGCCGATCGTCGAGGCGGCGCGTCCGCCGCACCCGAACTTCTGGGTCGCGCCGCCGGAGGCGCTGCCGGCGGCGGCGGGCGCGAATCGCACGAGCTGGGATCTGCGCTCCGACGCGCCGCCCGCGCTGCGGCACACGTTCGAGATCAACGCGAATCCCGAGCGCACGCCGCCGTCGCCGGAGGGGCCGCTCGTGCTGCCGGGCGTGTACACGCTCCGCCTAACGGTCGACGGACAGCGCGCGACCCGCACGGTGACCGTGCGCCCCGACCCGGCGTCTCCCGCCACGCTCGCGGGGCTCGGCGCCCAGCACGCGCTGCAGATGCGGCTCGTCGAGGGGCTCCGCGCGAGCTGGGAGGGCTACCAGCAGGCGGCGGCGCTGCGTGCGGCGCTCCGCGGCACCGGGACGCTCCCGGCGGCGGCGAGCGCGTTCCTGGCGCGCGTCGACACGGTCGCCGGCACGCTCGACGCCGAGCGCGCGCGCGGCCGCGCGTCGCGCGACGTGCCGACGTTCGTGAGCCTGAACGCGGCGTTCGCCGCGCAGCTGAACGCGCAGGAGCTCGGCGACGCGGCGCCGACGCCGGGCGCGCTCGCCGCGTACGCGAAGGCGTGCGGCGACCTGCGCTCGGCCGCCGCGGCGTGGACGCGGCTGCGCGCGAGCGCGCTCGCGGGGCTCGACGCGGAGTCGGCCGGCCGGGCGCGGGCCGCGGTGGACGGCGCCGCGCCGGCGCTCGGCGCCGCGGCGTCGGCGGCGTGTCGTTAG
- a CDS encoding EVE domain-containing protein yields the protein MSLGTAARMPSPKAPDYEKGKWAAAFAPREAGERRHWLVKSEPDVFSFDDLLAAPKQTTHWDGVRNHAARNFLKDGMRQGDRVFFYHSMANPQAIVGICEVVREGYPDPSADDPQWYAVDLRAVVRLARPVTLAEIKARPELADMALVRVGRLSVTPVTPAEWETIVAMGDRGPG from the coding sequence GTGTCGTTAGGCACCGCCGCGCGCATGCCGAGCCCGAAAGCTCCCGACTACGAGAAGGGCAAGTGGGCCGCCGCGTTCGCGCCGCGAGAGGCCGGCGAGCGGCGCCACTGGCTCGTGAAGTCGGAGCCGGACGTGTTCTCGTTCGACGACCTGCTCGCCGCCCCGAAGCAGACCACGCACTGGGACGGCGTGCGCAACCACGCCGCGCGCAACTTCCTGAAGGACGGGATGAGGCAGGGCGATCGCGTCTTCTTCTACCATTCGATGGCGAACCCGCAGGCGATCGTCGGGATCTGCGAGGTCGTCCGCGAGGGGTATCCCGACCCGTCGGCCGACGACCCGCAGTGGTACGCGGTGGACCTGCGCGCCGTCGTGCGGCTCGCGCGCCCGGTCACGCTCGCCGAGATCAAGGCGCGCCCCGAGCTCGCGGACATGGCGCTCGTGCGCGTGGGGCGCCTGTCGGTGACGCCGGTGACGCCGGCCGAGTGGGAGACGATCGTCGCGATGGGCGACCGCGGGCCGGGTTGA
- a CDS encoding DinB family protein produces MSDGPAAAIAFRELIHYTNDETARWHRWLAANPGALDLAWGDARIPTVRHLVQHIFAIERRSADRLHGDAPSPLDVVRMDDVDSLFASGREAREKLERYLASATDEALTGRLEFTTASGDRASASRRKIVAHVLLHGIRHWAQLAAELRRQGRSTDGRHDIAFSDAME; encoded by the coding sequence ATGAGTGACGGGCCGGCGGCGGCGATCGCGTTTCGCGAGTTGATCCACTACACGAACGACGAGACCGCGCGCTGGCACCGGTGGCTCGCGGCGAACCCCGGCGCGCTCGACCTCGCGTGGGGCGACGCGCGGATCCCGACGGTGCGGCACCTCGTGCAGCACATCTTCGCCATCGAGCGTCGGTCCGCGGACCGGCTGCACGGCGACGCGCCGTCGCCGCTCGACGTCGTGAGGATGGACGACGTCGACTCGCTGTTCGCGAGCGGGCGGGAGGCGCGCGAGAAGCTGGAGCGCTACCTCGCGAGCGCGACCGACGAGGCGCTCACGGGCCGGCTCGAGTTCACGACGGCGAGCGGCGACCGGGCGTCGGCGAGCCGGCGGAAGATCGTCGCGCACGTACTGCTGCACGGCATCCGGCACTGGGCCCAGCTCGCGGCCGAGCTCCGTCGGCAGGGGCGCTCGACGGACGGGCGGCACGACATCGCGTTCAGCGACGCGATGGAGTGA